The DNA region TGGTTCGAACCTATATCGGCTCTGAAGTTGGAAGGCAATGTTTTAACTATACAAGTGCCAAGTTTGTTCTTTTATGAATGGTTGGAAGAGCACTATGTTGGACTGCTCAGAAAAACTGTAAAAAAGCAGCTTGGAGATGAAGGTCGGTTGGAGTACAATATTGTGGTAGACAAATCGTCTAATTCAGGTTCTCCTTATACGACCAATATGCCAAGTACCGGTAACGGTGCCGAAGCTAAAAAGCAGTCGATGCCTATTCCGGTTTCTATCAATAAAGATATTAAAAACCCTTTCATTATCCCGGGTTTAAAAAAGCTGAATGTAGACCCTCAGCTAAATGCAAATTATACTTTTGAGAACTATATTGAGGGTGATTGCAACCGTTTGGCCCGTTCTGCGGGTTATGCCGTTGCTGCCAAACCTGGCGGTACTTCTTTTAACCCTCTGATGATTTATGGCGGGGTAGGACTGGGAAAGACACACCTGGCCCAGGCCATTGGAAACGAGATCAAGAGAAACATGCCGGATAAACTGGTGATCTATGTGTCGTGTGAAAAATTTTGCCAGCAATTTGTAGATTCACTAAAAAACAATACCATTAACGACTTTGTCAATTTTTACCAGGCAATGGATGTGATCATCATGGATGATGTACACAATTTTGCAGGTAAAGAAAAAACACAGGATATATTTTTCCATATTTTTAACCATTTGCACCAGTCGGGAAAGCAGGTGATCTTATCGTCTGATAAAGCACCAAAAGACCTGGCGGGCCTGGAAGAGCGTTTGCTAAGCCGCTTTAAATGGGGCCTTTCTGCCGATCTGCAGGTGCCGGACCTGGAAACCAGGATTGCCATACTTAGGAAAAAGATGTATGCAGATGGAATAGAGCTGCCAACCGAGGTCATAGAGTATGTTGCACATAATATAGACAATAACGTTCGGGAACTGGAAGGCGCCATGGTATCTTTACTGGCACAGTCTACTTTAAACAAAAAGGACATCGACCTGGCATTGGCCAAGCAGATGTTAAAGAACTTCATCAAAAATACCTCGAAGGAGATTTCAATGGAGTACATTCAAAAGCTGGTATGCGAATATTTCGAGGTGCCGGTTGATATGGTCAAGTCACAAACCCGAAAGCGCGAGATTGTT from Pedobacter africanus includes:
- the dnaA gene encoding chromosomal replication initiator protein DnaA, coding for MEKTCIEVWKNCLQIIKDNIPSQSFKTWFEPISALKLEGNVLTIQVPSLFFYEWLEEHYVGLLRKTVKKQLGDEGRLEYNIVVDKSSNSGSPYTTNMPSTGNGAEAKKQSMPIPVSINKDIKNPFIIPGLKKLNVDPQLNANYTFENYIEGDCNRLARSAGYAVAAKPGGTSFNPLMIYGGVGLGKTHLAQAIGNEIKRNMPDKLVIYVSCEKFCQQFVDSLKNNTINDFVNFYQAMDVIIMDDVHNFAGKEKTQDIFFHIFNHLHQSGKQVILSSDKAPKDLAGLEERLLSRFKWGLSADLQVPDLETRIAILRKKMYADGIELPTEVIEYVAHNIDNNVRELEGAMVSLLAQSTLNKKDIDLALAKQMLKNFIKNTSKEISMEYIQKLVCEYFEVPVDMVKSQTRKREIVQARQISMYLSKSHTKSSLKTIGAFFGGRDHSTVIYACQTVEDLIDTDKKFKGYVHDIQKKLKMS